A portion of the Sulfurospirillum diekertiae genome contains these proteins:
- the hemB gene encoding porphobilinogen synthase → MFKRFRRLRMNATLRSLVRETTLSMDDFIYPLFAKNGEGFKKEISSMPGVYQMSIDEIVKECGVLQELGINSIILFGIPEVKDSVGSDALCEHGIIASAIKAVKKAYPKMFVVTDLCFCEFTDHGHCGILDMEHESVDNDATLEILAKQALVHAHAGADMIAPSGMMDGMIEALREALDSEGFINLPIMSYSTKFASAYYGPFRDVAESAPSFGDRKTYQMDPANRREAIAESVEDEMQGADILMVKPALAYLDIVRDVRNATSLPLCVYNVSGEYALLKAAGRAGVIDYDRVMMETMIAFKRAGADIIISYHAKEVAEILRRK, encoded by the coding sequence ATGTTTAAAAGATTTAGAAGACTTAGAATGAATGCAACACTTCGCTCACTCGTGCGCGAAACAACACTTAGTATGGACGATTTTATTTATCCATTGTTCGCCAAAAATGGCGAAGGGTTTAAAAAAGAGATTAGCTCAATGCCCGGCGTGTATCAGATGAGCATTGATGAGATTGTCAAAGAGTGTGGTGTTTTGCAAGAGCTTGGCATTAACTCGATTATTTTATTTGGTATTCCTGAGGTAAAAGACAGCGTAGGAAGTGATGCGTTGTGTGAACATGGCATTATTGCCAGTGCAATTAAAGCGGTTAAAAAAGCGTATCCGAAGATGTTTGTCGTAACCGATCTCTGTTTTTGCGAATTTACCGATCACGGACATTGTGGTATATTAGATATGGAACACGAGAGTGTTGACAACGATGCAACTTTAGAGATTTTAGCCAAACAAGCCCTTGTACATGCGCACGCTGGTGCGGATATGATAGCACCTAGTGGTATGATGGATGGTATGATCGAAGCGTTACGTGAGGCTCTTGATAGTGAAGGGTTTATTAATCTTCCCATTATGAGCTATTCAACCAAATTTGCGAGTGCCTATTATGGACCATTCCGTGATGTGGCTGAGTCTGCTCCCTCTTTTGGCGATCGTAAAACCTACCAAATGGACCCCGCCAACAGAAGAGAAGCGATCGCCGAATCGGTTGAAGATGAGATGCAAGGTGCGGACATCTTGATGGTCAAACCAGCCCTTGCTTACCTTGACATTGTTCGTGATGTACGTAATGCAACCTCTTTGCCATTATGTGTTTATAATGTCAGTGGTGAGTATGCGCTTCTAAAAGCAGCAGGACGTGCAGGTGTGATTGATTATGATCGTGTGATGATGGAGACGATGATTGCATTTAAACGTGCTGGAGCTGATATTATCATCAGTTACCACGCGAAAGAAGTAGCTGAGATTTTAAGAAGAAAGTAA